Below is a genomic region from Syngnathoides biaculeatus isolate LvHL_M chromosome 5, ASM1980259v1, whole genome shotgun sequence.
TGTAGACTGACTCAATAAGGAAGGCGCGTCTGCTATTTCCCTGTTTCACTTCGGCATCAGTGACGTGCTTGTAATAGCTGTATTTATAAAAGCATAACACTAGAGGGCGACAGAGTCTATTTAAACATAAACATGGGCTCCGCGTCAACGCAAACATTCAAAGGTTTGGAGTCTCACCAATGTCCTTTTTTGAcggatttcttttctttttttatgtttttgtttggtttttacgAAAAGCACATTAAGAACGTTGAATATTTATTTCTGATTAAGTGAAAAGtatctttgatttaaaaaaaaataaagacaaagctTTTCTTAACAAGAAACTCACCGTATATTACTGCACCGTGTTTACGTCTTCAAGTGTATAATTTGTCAAGGTGGCTTGTTTGCTGTATTAGGACAGTAGCTCCAACAgacagagacaaattccttgtttttcaCATACAGTGTTTGACCAccaaagatgattctgataacCAGGTCACACATATGCAAGGAGAGATGCAAAACAGTGCTACACTTCTTAAATTTAGGGTGATGCTCTTTtgtgccttgctcaaggacaccacaaCATTAATCAGGAAGCAgatgcttaaaaaaatgcataaatggaGGTTAGCGAGACACGTTTCAAGGTAATATATTACTTGGCACTTTAACCAAATGCTTGTGTAACATAGATAGAAAATTGTTTGGAAAATAATCACCCATCTATTCTATAGAGGACAAATGCTTTTTAATAGCAAATATTTGAACGTTGCAATGGAGATTTATTGTACGCAGCATACTTTTATCACATTTGACAGTGCACTAGTTTTATACTGGCCTTCAATAAATAATCTTTAAACACGAAAACTCAATGCAAAGGCAAAATCCATAATGTATGTAGAATGAAACTTAGAAAAGACAGTTACATTGAGCTTACTTAAAATACTTAGAAACAATAGATAGCCCAAACTTGTAAGTCAATTCCTCTATGGGGTGGaaaaataatgcatgaaaagTACAGATATCGCTTCATGTCATAACTCTGTctccaaatgaataaataatatctttattttaattcttttttatgACAAACAAGGGGAAAATGTAAAACAGCAGAGATAAATTGGGTGTGTCCATGGAACATAACCACATTGACAGCATATGCTCAATAACTTGTGTAAAAGGAATAATAAGATGCCATTCCTTTGGATGAAGGCGTTTCCTTGCTGTAGGAGCCATTGGCAACAGAGACCATGTCCTCACATTTGGTGTCAGCAGGTGAGTCCTCTGTACTCGGCCCATTAATAGACAAACGTCTTCGCTTGCAGGTTGCTGAATAGCAATCAGTCTTGTCAAGAGAAAGAGAAGATGGCTGTGTCTCTGCCCAGGAAGATAGCAGGCCTCCGCTGTGAACCTCATCCTCTAGCTGTGGTTTCACCTTAACTGAGTCTTCTGGGAAACCAGCTGCGGGATTGGGTCTCGGCGACCAAGGCAGATTTGGAGTCACTTTCCTCTGAAACGCTGTCCTTGAGCCCCACCCAGCTGGCATATTGTTGAAAGGAGAATCTGGATAGTAGCTGAGACCATGGGATGTCTGCATGGAAAGTGATTTGAGACCATAAGGGAGCAGGGAGTTGGAGTAGTCCCCCTCATACGATGTCAGGTCCAATTTGTGGCTGGTACCGCTGCCAGTCCCATGTTGCATGGAGGTGACAAACCATCGCTGAGAGGCTCCGTCTTCTGCCTGAGGCGAGAGGAGGCTGCTGGTTTGAGGCACGGCTCGCTCGCTGTTATAGAAACGGTTTGGGGTGAAGTTGTTGACAAACTGGTCCTGTAAGATGGGCTGCATGGCGTAGCGGGCACTGGGGACAATCTGGTGGGCACGAGGGGAGTCTGATGGGGAAGGGGTGAGGCGATCATTGTCTGGAGCTGTGTACATCCTGAAAAATAAACACGCTCATAAATATGCTGCAAAAGACAGGCTCTTATGAGATGAAATCGAAACTAAtgtagtcatccatccattttctatcctgcTTCTTAACCGTGTTcaaggtctctctctctctctctctctctctctctctcgcgctttctctctgtctccctctctctctcagttGCTTATATCCatcaagccatccatccattttctgtacctcttatcctcactagggtcacaggcgtgctggagcttatcccagctatcatcgggcaacaggcggggtacaccctgaactggtcgccacccaatcacagcaCATTTctattacattatatatatatatatatacatatatatatataacattctCATTTTACAAAGCCACCTTtaacatatataatacatgaatgttatttaattcataaactTTCCATCTAATGTTTAAATTTGGTGATTTTATACATTGAGGTaccaaaacaaacataaaaattacaataaagcTTCCTCAGccttaatttctttttatggcaaaatattttacatttcttcAATGATattgaacaacaaaaaatggaaaacaatacTCACGAATCATAATTATCTCTGAAACCTTTGGCAAAGGGGTTGTGGTCAATTTTCAGCTGTGTTATCTACCAATAAAATAGGACAGGATGTGAGGAATTACAGTATAAAAATTCTCCTGTAGCATATAATAGATTATAATCTCTTCCATAGGTTGAAACATCAccgcaaacattttaaaaagagtaTCCCCAACAGACAAACAAATGGCAtttgcttttcttctcattATTAATTTTTCTTACATCAGTGTTCTGGTAAGCAGTGACTGCTATGAACTGGCTCTCTGGAAAAATGAAGCTCTGAGTCTTTGGATCTGTGTTGATGTCCTCCACACTGTCCTCGGTCACTTCCACAATGTGTAGCCGGGGTTGATACTTGTGTAAGGACTGCAGGACGATCATCTGCAGGTGTGCACAttgcagaacatttttttttttttggacgcacTCTTTTTTTAGCCCATCAGTGTTTCTGTTGTCTCACACGCAAAATTCTGAATTGGTAATCCCTTCCATTATAGAAATGTGTTGCTGGAATTAAAACTCCTTCTGTATTATGTATTCATAAAATTCGCATATGCATCATGGATACAGTAGTAAGAAACATTTtagtaatacatttaaaatttttaaattttaaaatcaccAGGTTTGGTTTTGTAGTGTTGAGCAAAACCTCAAACAAATTATGATTTATATGTACTATATTTACGAGTGATGTTTCATACTTCTTTGTAATTTAATTGTGATGGTATTGTGAGTTTGatcgtttgtttttatttttttataaagccCTAAATGATGATGCAAAGGAACGAGCATGTGGAATATCTTGCAAGACTTTGTGGAATAagattattacattttcaagttgcaacacaattgaaaaaaaatactatttaaaaaaatcaacacaacacacacacacacacacacatatatcatATAAATTAACCTGTGACATGCTGTGATTTGTGCCTTTGTTATTGGTGAGTTTTAGTTTGCTGAAGGAGATTTCTTGTCTCATCCAGTGGGCCCCTGTGTTCGGAGATTCTGGGTGGATGTACACTTTGTTCCCTTTGAAATAAAAGACGCAGGATTTCTCAAAagcacattaaaattggtgttTCGGGCATTGGAGAGAACGGTACCTTGTCCGCTGTTGTCAGCCTTCCCGCAGGTGACCCACTTGCCACCTTGAAATCTCCAATGGTTGGGATCTGCCAGCGCCACTTCCACGAACACGTTGTAGTGCGCACTCAGAGTCAGACCCGCTATGTTAAAACTCAGAAACGGGAACATTCGcctgcataaaaaaaattaatattaatgattgcataatccaaaaaaaaatgtcaaggtgTTTAGCTATGTcaaatacacacgcacacaaaaaaatcttaataaGTTGTTTGATGAAAAGAGAATGTCGATGAAATTTCGATCGAGCCAAGTGATGACAGCTGACCTGCCCTGCTTGGTGATGATCATCTCGGTCTGGTGTCGGTGGAACTTAAGCCACAGAGGCCGGTTGCACAAATAGACGTGAGCCCTCGCCGCTGGCCCGTTCGCAGAGATGCCGACGCTGCTGAGAGACGGGCCTGGGCCGCTGTACGGCGGGTAGAGGCAGCCGGAGTTCGGCCCGATCTGATAGGCCGGGCTGAAATGGCCGCGGGGCCCGGTGCTTGAGGTGAATCCCACGGAGCCCAGGTGAAGGGATGTCGGGTACCGGGCCGCGCTGGACGCGGCGTAGATGCTCCCGCCGGGGCTGTAGGGGACGAAGGAGCAGGGCGACGTCGTCGCCGCGGTTTCAGCGGTGGGTTTGGGCGCCGGGGGCGCAATGAAGTAGCGTTCCGGACCGAACCCGTGCTCTGTGTACCGGCTGCCAGAGGACGGCTCTTTGCCTCCTGAAAGCGGAGACTTGCGCCTCTCCTCAGTGgcgtctttggaggaaaaagagtCCGTCTCCACCTCAGCAGCGAGCATGTTGAATCAGCTCACTGGGCCTTCTTCCCCTCGGGGGGAGCAGCAACTGGGACCTCAAatagacagacaacacttgAGGTTGGGCCGTGACTCCGACCAAACGAAAACGCTGATTGATACTGATACCAAACCAAACTTTGATGTCAAACCAGTTTGTttactctatctatctatctatctatctatctatctatctatctatctatctatctatctatctatctatctatctatctatctatctatctatctatctatctatctatctatctatctatctatctatctatctatctatctatctatgtaatTCAATGTGAGAAATACATTCACATTACTCTTGaactatttacagtaaatatggcAAGCAAGCAACTATAAAACCGCTCTTAATTAAATATAGCAATACGTATTTTCTTGGAAGTGTCTTTGAAATTTGTATAAACTCATCAGTCTGAGCCCTTGTTTTTGAGATGAGTATAATTACTAACTTCTCTCAAATGTGGGTGGGAAATTATGATAAAAGCTTGCCCATGATTGTTTGTGACAAAGACAGAAAGCACTAGTACAAATTCCGTTCAACAAATAGCTGGACAATTTGAGCGGCTAGAAATGTAATCCAGCCTGTCTAAAAAGCTGTCCACTGGTCCAACAATCTTACATGTGTGATCAAACAATTCCACATGCTTTCTTGTTTTCTAATTTTATGCTGCAGATAATCCTTAACTTTATTATTCATTCAATTAATGATTATGGTTCATTCAATTTCTGATGCGATTGAGTGTCTCAAGGGGGGGACGCCTGACGTGAAAACGGGGAACAggcaattatttttccatttgacgAAACCTGTGATGTTCCATAGATCAGACAGCCATGTCACAAGGAACTATATGTATATAAGATAcacagaaaaccaaaaaaatattttatg
It encodes:
- the LOC133501496 gene encoding eomesodermin-like isoform X2, producing MLAAEVETDSFSSKDATEERRKSPLSGGKEPSSGSRPGGSIYAASSAARYPTSLHLGSVGFTSSTGPRGHFSPAYQIGPNSGCLYPPYSGPGPSLSSVGISANGPAARAHVYLCNRPLWLKFHRHQTEMIITKQGRRMFPFLSFNIAGLTLSAHYNVFVEVALADPNHWRFQGGKWVTCGKADNSGQGNKVYIHPESPNTGAHWMRQEISFSKLKLTNNKGTNHSMSQMIVLQSLHKYQPRLHIVEVTEDSVEDINTDPKTQSFIFPESQFIAVTAYQNTDITQLKIDHNPFAKGFRDNYDSMYTAPDNDRLTPSPSDSPRAHQIVPSARYAMQPILQDQFVNNFTPNRFYNSERAVPQTSSLLSPQAEDGASQRWFVTSMQHGTGSGTSHKLDLTSYEGDYSNSLLPYGLKSLSMQTSHGLSYYPDSPFNNMPAGWGSRTAFQRKVTPNLPWSPRPNPAAGFPEDSVKVKPQLEDEVHSGGLLSSWAETQPSSLSLDKTDCYSATCKRRRLSINGPSTEDSPADTKCEDMVSVANGSYSKETPSSKGMASYYSFYTSY
- the LOC133501496 gene encoding eomesodermin-like isoform X1, coding for MLAAEVETDSFSSKDATEERRKSPLSGGKEPSSGSRYTEHGFGPERYFIAPPAPKPTAETAATTSPCSFVPYSPGGSIYAASSAARYPTSLHLGSVGFTSSTGPRGHFSPAYQIGPNSGCLYPPYSGPGPSLSSVGISANGPAARAHVYLCNRPLWLKFHRHQTEMIITKQGRRMFPFLSFNIAGLTLSAHYNVFVEVALADPNHWRFQGGKWVTCGKADNSGQGNKVYIHPESPNTGAHWMRQEISFSKLKLTNNKGTNHSMSQMIVLQSLHKYQPRLHIVEVTEDSVEDINTDPKTQSFIFPESQFIAVTAYQNTDITQLKIDHNPFAKGFRDNYDSMYTAPDNDRLTPSPSDSPRAHQIVPSARYAMQPILQDQFVNNFTPNRFYNSERAVPQTSSLLSPQAEDGASQRWFVTSMQHGTGSGTSHKLDLTSYEGDYSNSLLPYGLKSLSMQTSHGLSYYPDSPFNNMPAGWGSRTAFQRKVTPNLPWSPRPNPAAGFPEDSVKVKPQLEDEVHSGGLLSSWAETQPSSLSLDKTDCYSATCKRRRLSINGPSTEDSPADTKCEDMVSVANGSYSKETPSSKGMASYYSFYTSY
- the LOC133501496 gene encoding eomesodermin-like isoform X3 — translated: MFPFLSFNIAGLTLSAHYNVFVEVALADPNHWRFQGGKWVTCGKADNSGQGNKVYIHPESPNTGAHWMRQEISFSKLKLTNNKGTNHSMSQMIVLQSLHKYQPRLHIVEVTEDSVEDINTDPKTQSFIFPESQFIAVTAYQNTDITQLKIDHNPFAKGFRDNYDSMYTAPDNDRLTPSPSDSPRAHQIVPSARYAMQPILQDQFVNNFTPNRFYNSERAVPQTSSLLSPQAEDGASQRWFVTSMQHGTGSGTSHKLDLTSYEGDYSNSLLPYGLKSLSMQTSHGLSYYPDSPFNNMPAGWGSRTAFQRKVTPNLPWSPRPNPAAGFPEDSVKVKPQLEDEVHSGGLLSSWAETQPSSLSLDKTDCYSATCKRRRLSINGPSTEDSPADTKCEDMVSVANGSYSKETPSSKGMASYYSFYTSY